The stretch of DNA GAGACAAACTGGTCCACCTGGTACCTCTCTCGTGTTTGAAGGCTGAGAGATGACAGCTTGTCTCTTTCCTGCTCTAGACAGCTGAGTGTCTGTGTTAGCCGGTCTCTCTGTCCCTTTAAACCACACATTGACTGCATCAACTGATCTCTCTCATCGTTTTGGCTGAAGAGAGACTGCGAGAgcttgtctctctcctcctggagTCCAGACATTGACTGAACTAGCTGGCCTCTCTCCTCCTGGAGTCCAGACATTGACTGAActagctggtctctctcctcctggAGTCCAGACATTGACTGAACTAGCTGGCCTCTCTCCTCCTGGAGTCCAGACATTGACTGAActagctggtctctctcctcctggAGTCCAGACATTGAGAGAActagctggtctctctcctcctggAGTCCAGACATTGACTGAActagctggtctctctcctcctggAGTCCAGACATTGACAGAActagctggtctctctcctcctggAGTCCAGACATTGACTGAActagctggtctctctcctcctggAGTCCAGACATTGACTGAActagctggtctctctcctcctggAGTCCAGACATTGACTGAActagctggtctctctcctcctggAGTCCAGACATTGACTGAActagctggtctctctcctcctggAGTTCAGACATTGACTGAActagctggtctctctcctcctggAGTCCAGACATTGACTGAActagctggtctctctcctcctggAGTCCAGACATTGACTGAActagctggtctctctcctcctggAGTCCAGACATTGACTGAActagctggtctctctcctcctggAGTCCAGACATTGACTGAActagctggtctctctcctcttttaAACCACACATTGACCGCATCACCTTGTCTCTCTCATCTTTCAGACCACAGAGGGTCCTTGTCAGCTGTTCTTTCACTTCTTTTAAACCGCAGAGTGACTTATGGATCTGGTCGCGTTCTTCTTTCAGAACCCACATGGAGCGTGTTAGCTGGTGTTTCTCCTCTGTCTGACTGCTAAGTGAGAGGGCTACCTGTTCTCTTTCCTCATTGAGATCACTGAGATAGCCAATCAGctcatccctcttctctccaAGCCTGCACGTTGACTCCGTGGTCAAACGGTCCTCCTGCTGACCACACACTGACTCGACTGTGTGGTCAACCTGTAGTACACCACTATTCACTGACCCTGGCGTCTGATCACCTTGTAGACTGGTCACAACACCTACTGTGGGTTGACCCTGTTGAGCGGGCACTGAGCCGACCGCATGCTCACCCTGTTGACCGCACTCTGACTCAGTGGTCAAACCACTGTCACACTGCTGTAGGCCTAGCTGACCGCTCTCCACCCGTCTTTCCTGCAGCTCTATGATAGTGTTGAGGTCATCCTCAGTCTTCCTGGTCAGCTCAGTGATGAGACCTCCCTGCTCCAGGTTCTCCTGCTCCAGCCTggtgctctccctctctagcaGGGACACCTGCAGCCTGAGCTGGACtagctccctctcactctccccctcctgGCTCTCTATGTGGGCTAGGAGCTCCTGGATACGCCTGCCCAGGGCCCGGTTCTCCTGGTTCAAGGCTAGGGCTAGGTCATCTTGGGCTAAGGCATACAGGGACAGGTCATCCTGGGCTAAGGCTAGGATAGTATCATTCTGATATGGAGTTGCAGTGAGCTCTCTGCTACCCTGGGGTATTAGGTTTGGAGTTGGCACCTTGTTTTCCTGGACATTTGTCATGCTCTCGCCTACGAGCGAGGACCACTGCTCCACCTCGCAGGCCCCTGTTTCTCCCTGCTCCCTGAGTTTACATTTCAGTCGGGCGTTCTCCTCGGTCACCCTGTACAGCTGGTCCTGTGTGTGTCGTAGAGTGCTCTCCAGCTGGTCCCTGTGGTCCCGGAGTGAGTCCATGTCGCCCCCCATGCTCCTGTAAGCCTCTCTCAGGGCCTCAGTCTCCTCGCTTGTCCCCTCCTCCAGGTTGAGAGAGGGAAAGCCCCCAGGACCAGGACACCAGTCCCTCAGGGTCAACTCCCCCAGACCCTCAACGCTCTTAGTACCCAGGGATATGAGGCCGGGGTTCTGACTACGGTGGCCTGAGAGGTTTAGGAGATCCGGCTGGGGCAGGGGCAGAGGCAGCGTGGAGTTTTCCTGTGACCTCTCTGTTGCTCCATGGTGTTGAGCAGAGGGAGGTGTGTCTAGTGAAGACTGGCCTGGGATCAGCTTCACCTGCATAGATGATGAACATTAAACATTAGAGGTTCATCAAAAAGCAGATCCCAGTCTCAAACACACAAGCCGGCCACACTCGTTAGTTCTTCTGTAGTTACTCAGATCAACATTCCACTTTGGACCCATGATAATCCCACATTATAATCCATTTTACAATCCTAAAATAAGGTTTGCTTATAATCGTAATCATTCACTTTCTTGAGGCTTAACTCTCCAACTCTTACACTGATTTACAGAGTCCCCTCTACATGATCTTTCATCTCATCACTCACCGGGTCAGTGTTGTCCACAGAGCAGGGACCTGGTTGACCCAGGCCAGGGGTGTTTGGCAGGGAGGTAGCCAGGCTGGGGTCAGTAGAACCCAGGCTATGGTTGGTTTGTCTCAGGGTGTGGCTGAGCCTCTGACACAGTCTCTGGTTCTCCTCTTgcagctcctccacctcctccatcagGGAGCTCTCTGTCAGCTTCAGTCTGTGGACCACCGTCCTCATCTCCTCCAAAGTACAGGACAAGAAGTGGTTGTTCTCCTGCACTTCCTGCAGCTGTTCCATCAGCCCCCTCTGCTCCGCCAGCTTCTGCTCCTCCCTTTCCAGCAGAACCCTGAGGTCCTCTTGGAGGCTGAGGATGAAGCTTCTCAGTCTAGCCTCACCCCCCAGACTCTCaccctcttccccttcctccccctctctttctctatcatcCGCTCCCTGCTTCTGCTGGAGCTGTTGTCCGTAGTGTCTCCGCTGTGTCTTCTCCTCaccgtcctcctcctctccttctccttccgaCCTTGGGTGgggcagtctctctgtctctgttctctgttgGCCTGAGGTTGGTACCATGATGGGATTGACATTGTCTGCAGTAACGGAGTTGGTGCTAGCTGTGTTGACAGGGGCTATGTAGGTGGCAGCAGATACGTTCATCTCCAGCACCGGTCGCTCCAGCTGGTGGAGTCTGGTCTGCAggccctgctctctgtctctggccaGGCCTAGCTTGTGGTGCAGCTGGCTCTTGAAGAGCTCAAAGTACTGAGACTGGCGGCCCATCTCCTCTTCTTTAGCCCTGAGCTGGGCCTGACAGCGCCGCAGCCTCTCCCTCCACACACGGTCCCCACGCTCCTTCTCCTGGgactgggacagagacagggagattaAAATAACTTACACCTGAGCTACAATAGAGTTATGATACTCGCATACTCCCTGCATTCTCCTTCTTCTTACAATTACAATAAAGTACAATAAATTACcctacactaatacctgagttaaaACAGGcgtacactacactaatacctgagttaaaaaaggtttacactacactaatacctg from Salvelinus fontinalis isolate EN_2023a chromosome 29, ASM2944872v1, whole genome shotgun sequence encodes:
- the LOC129827774 gene encoding golgin subfamily B member 1-like isoform X3 encodes the protein MEGNMITTAGTGTGADSVTMVTGPTGTPDLQVLTHRVKLLEHSLRDNVSSFTESESALHNRIRELEVSEQSLLQKVEDLTANSVLHCSSMLQRQRLDERLHTLKEEVRSMSQEKERGDRVWRERLRRCQAQLRAKEEEMGRQSQYFELFKSQLHHKLGLARDREQGLQTRLHQLERPVLEMNVSAATYIAPVNTASTNSVTADNVNPIMVPTSGQQRTETERLPHPRSEGEGEEEDGEEKTQRRHYGQQLQQKQGADDREREGEEGEEGESLGGEARLRSFILSLQEDLRVLLEREEQKLAEQRGLMEQLQEVQENNHFLSCTLEEMRTVVHRLKLTESSLMEEVEELQEENQRLCQRLSHTLRQTNHSLGSTDPSLATSLPNTPGLGQPGPCSVDNTDPVKLIPGQSSLDTPPSAQHHGATERSQENSTLPLPLPQPDLLNLSGHRSQNPGLISLGTKSVEGLGELTLRDWCPGPGGFPSLNLEEGTSEETEALREAYRSMGGDMDSLRDHRDQLESTLRHTQDQLYRVTEENARLKCKLREQGETGACEVEQWSSLVGESMTNVQENKVPTPNLIPQGSRELTATPYQNDTILALAQDDLSLYALAQDDLALALNQENRALGRRIQELLAHIESQEGESERELVQLRLQVSLLERESTRLEQENLEQGGLITELTRKTEDDLNTIIELQERRVESGQLGLQQCDSGLTTESECGQQGEHAVGSVPAQQGQPTVGVVTSLQGDQTPGSVNSGVLQVDHTVESVCGQQEDRLTTESTCRLGEKRDELIGYLSDLNEEREQVALSLSSQTEEKHQLTRSMWVLKEERDQIHKSLCGLKEVKEQLTRTLCGLKDERDKVMRSMCGLKEERDQLVQSMSGLQEERDQLVQSMSGLQEERDQLVQSMSGLQEERDQLVQSMSGLQEERDQLVQSMSELQEERDQLVQSMSGLQEERDQLVQSMSGLQEERDQLVQSMSGLQEERDQLVQSMSGLQEERDQLVLSMSGLQEERDQLVQSMSGLQEERDQLVLSMSGLQEERDQLVQSMSGLQEERGQLVQSMSGLQEERDQLVQSMSGLQEERGQLVQSMSGLQEERDKLSQSLFSQNDERDQLMQSMCGLKGQRDRLTQTLSCLEQERDKLSSLSLQTRERYQVDQFVSDLKEEKEQLVQSMDVLREQREQLTEERDQLQMDVATLRNQLLLQGRSHNQQPSENHVGKATRTEVVATERGGQMPKTHDDGDVTHRCLATVYSYKTIRLEQSAQNHLGEKEGTDVEQSELMKEIESLGLELRSSREVLKKTQSEAQRWYRELGVSEVRREEAEKRAGKAANEVKGMREETKEVEETKRENHTLRAELGEVKSRLVGLEREKTDAHSLRIKIEEKFSLLQAELKAKSVALKELSSEYTSLKTEQGSRDDWRNTLTLLRVRYDDIRAKYNVLLRKSQMDLDIAPLKAKLSCLVVKCQQRNSLLVQLMRALRRYGCLDYNLTQEAEDLLNDTALQDYASTFTPPSTAALQENTHLLPPAASERSERSQTSIAASTAQLPLSVGESVQVTGLPDRRGMYHAEVKGESGLVPARFLEENGRPLILTSPSPERCASLTRKLTSPGKIINLHQQLQNTLSNSYQVFPSNTSPQVYSIPPPGQGYSPRYPNHNPAAPNRPKHTLVATTPIITTTSLLSPTAPTKITSDGATSPKQTPNRAHPTTNPPVHTTTTTTALSSGKEPLSKTGSTAATSNVTTPVNTPPTAMAQTVNKAQTICPYLPLQSAPPTITAGTTAPTKMAPFTTALRLAELSRLPDENHFIKKPLSNLQPEQAKPTKPRAIPEPPAEVGSVEVIRTVGQSSLMIGWERPPLDELGCSNGTFVYGYMIYVEGEFHKSVMSSACTKCILENLDLSGPVHISVQTLGSNGLYAEKVHLIYRGKHTQFRTDHTRLNTASAAPCTDPAYVDCRTPPTHRHSGSTHPFVAIYKYNPLKDSPNLHPSRELALREGDTVMLLGNPRNDGFCQAEVNGRRGLAPVALLEEVSVPDRHVSPAPPQSSPERGADDRPLRLPISERTRWAAVTVNQ
- the LOC129827774 gene encoding golgin subfamily B member 1-like isoform X6; amino-acid sequence: MEGNMITTAGTGTGADSVTMVTGPTGTPDLQVLTHRVKLLEHSLRDNVSSFTESESALHNRIRELEVSEQSLLQKVEDLTANSVLHCSSMLQRQRLDERLHTLKEEVRSMSQEKERGDRVWRERLRRCQAQLRAKEEEMGRQSQYFELFKSQLHHKLGLARDREQGLQTRLHQLERPVLEMNVSAATYIAPVNTASTNSVTADNVNPIMVPTSGQQRTETERLPHPRSEGEGEEEDGEEKTQRRHYGQQLQQKQGADDREREGEEGEEGESLGGEARLRSFILSLQEDLRVLLEREEQKLAEQRGLMEQLQEVQENNHFLSCTLEEMRTVVHRLKLTESSLMEEVEELQEENQRLCQRLSHTLRQTNHSLGSTDPSLATSLPNTPGLGQPGPCSVDNTDPVKLIPGQSSLDTPPSAQHHGATERSQENSTLPLPLPQPDLLNLSGHRSQNPGLISLGTKSVEGLGELTLRDWCPGPGGFPSLNLEEGTSEETEALREAYRSMGGDMDSLRDHRDQLESTLRHTQDQLYRVTEENARLKCKLREQGETGACEVEQWSSLVGESMTNVQENKVPTPNLIPQGSRELTATPYQNDTILALAQDDLSLYALAQDDLALALNQENRALGRRIQELLAHIESQEGESERELVQLRLQVSLLERESTRLEQENLEQGGLITELTRKTEDDLNTIIELQERRVESGQLGLQQCDSGLTTESECGQQGEHAVGSVPAQQGQPTVGVVTSLQGDQTPGSVNSGVLQVDHTVESVCGQQEDRLTTESTCRLGEKRDELIGYLSDLNEEREQVALSLSSQTEEKHQLTRSMWVLKEERDQIHKSLCGLKEVKEQLTRTLCGLKDERDKVMRSMCGLKEERDQLVQSMSGLQEERDQLVQSMSGLQEERDQLVQSMSGLQEERDQLVQSMSGLQEERDQLVQSMSELQEERDQLVQSMSGLQEERDQLVQSMSGLQEERDQLVQSMSGLQEERDQLVQSMSGLQEERDQLVLSMSGLQEERDQLVQSMSGLQEERDQLVLSMSGLQEERDQLVQSMSGLQEERGQLVQSMSGLQEERDQLVQSMSGLQEERGQLVQSMSGLQEERDKLSQSLFSQNDERDQLMQSMCGLKGQRDRLTQTLSCLEQERDKLSSLSLQTRERYQVDQFVSDLKEEKEQLVQSMDVLREQREQLTEERDQLQMDVATLRNQLLLQGRSHNQQPSENHVGKATRTEVVATERGGQMPKTHDDGDVTHRCLATVYSYKTIRLEQSAQNHLGEKEGTDVEQSELMKEIESLGLELRSSREVLKKTQSEAQRWYRELGVSEVRREEAEKRAGKAANEVKGMREETKEVEETKRENHTLRAEYNVLLRKSQMDLDIAPLKAKLSCLVVKCQQRNSLLVQLMRALRRYGCLDYNLTQEAEDLLNDTALQDYASTFTPPSTAALQENTHLLPPAASERSERSQTSIAASTAQELSKAVSEGSRREPFRVCVATADYCPSPNMPHTLLPMLPLSVGESVQVTGLPDRRGMYHAEVKGESGLVPARFLEENGRPLILTSPSPERCASLTRKLTSPGKIINLHQQLQNTLSNSYQVFPSNTSPQVYSIPPPGQGYSPRYPNHNPAAPNRPKHTLVATTPIITTTSLLSPTAPTKITSDGATSPKQTPNRAHPTTNPPVHTTTTTTALSSGKEPLSKTGSTAATSNVTTPVNTPPTAMAQTVNKAQTICPYLPLQSAPPTITAGTTAPTKMAPFTTALRLAELSRLPDENHFIKKPLSNLQPEQAKPTKPRAIPEPPAEVGSVEVIRTVGQSSLMIGWERPPLDELGCSNGTFVYGYMIYVEGEFHKSVMSSACTKCILENLDLSGPVHISVQTLGSNGLYAEKVHLIYRGKHTQFRTDHTRLNTASAAPCTDPAYVDCRTPPTHRHSGSTHPFVAIYKYNPLKDSPNLHPSRELALREGDTVMLLGNPRNDGFCQAEVNGRRGLAPVALLEEVSVPDRHVSPAPPQSSPERGADDRPLRLPISERTRWAAVTVNQ
- the LOC129827774 gene encoding golgin subfamily B member 1-like isoform X5 codes for the protein MEGNMITTAGTGTGADSVTMVTGPTGTPDLQVLTHRVKLLEHSLRDNVSSFTESESALHNRIRELEVSEQSLLQKVEDLTANSVLHCSSMLQRQRLDERLHTLKEEVRSMSQEKERGDRVWRERLRRCQAQLRAKEEEMGRQSQYFELFKSQLHHKLGLARDREQGLQTRLHQLERPVLEMNVSAATYIAPVNTASTNSVTADNVNPIMVPTSGQQRTETERLPHPRSEGEGEEEDGEEKTQRRHYGQQLQQKQGADDREREGEEGEEGESLGGEARLRSFILSLQEDLRVLLEREEQKLAEQRGLMEQLQEVQENNHFLSCTLEEMRTVVHRLKLTESSLMEEVEELQEENQRLCQRLSHTLRQTNHSLGSTDPSLATSLPNTPGLGQPGPCSVDNTDPVKLIPGQSSLDTPPSAQHHGATERSQENSTLPLPLPQPDLLNLSGHRSQNPGLISLGTKSVEGLGELTLRDWCPGPGGFPSLNLEEGTSEETEALREAYRSMGGDMDSLRDHRDQLESTLRHTQDQLYRVTEENARLKCKLREQGETGACEVEQWSSLVGESMTNVQENKVPTPNLIPQGSRELTATPYQNDTILALAQDDLSLYALAQDDLALALNQENRALGRRIQELLAHIESQEGESERELVQLRLQVSLLERESTRLEQENLEQGGLITELTRKTEDDLNTIIELQERRVESGQLGLQQCDSGLTTESECGQQGEHAVGSVPAQQGQPTVGVVTSLQGDQTPGSVNSGVLQVDHTVESVCGQQEDRLTTESTCRLGEKRDELIGYLSDLNEEREQVALSLSSQTEEKHQLTRSMWVLKEERDQIHKSLCGLKEVKEQLTRTLCGLKDERDKVMRSMCGLKEERDQLVQSMSGLQEERDQLVQSMSGLQEERDQLVQSMSGLQEERDQLVQSMSGLQEERDQLVQSMSELQEERDQLVQSMSGLQEERDQLVQSMSGLQEERDQLVQSMSGLQEERDQLVQSMSGLQEERDQLVLSMSGLQEERDQLVQSMSGLQEERDQLVLSMSGLQEERDQLVQSMSGLQEERGQLVQSMSGLQEERDQLVQSMSGLQEERGQLVQSMSGLQEERDKLSQSLFSQNDERDQLMQSMCGLKGQRDRLTQTLSCLEQERDKLSSLSLQTRERYQVDQFVSDLKEEKEQLVQSMDVLREQREQLTEERDQLQMDVATLRNQLLLQGRSHNQQPSENHVGKATRTEVVATERGGQMPKTHDDGDVTHRCLATVYSYKTIRLEQSAQNHLGEKEGTDVEQSELMKEIESLGLELRSSREVLKKTQSEAQRWYRELGVSEVRREEAEKRAGKAANEVKGMREETKEVEETKRENHTLRAELGEVKSRLVGLEREKTDAHSLRIKIEEKFSLLQAELKAKAKLSCLVVKCQQRNSLLVQLMRALRRYGCLDYNLTQEAEDLLNDTALQDYASTFTPPSTAALQENTHLLPPAASERSERSQTSIAASTAQELSKAVSEGSRREPFRVCVATADYCPSPNMPHTLLPMLPLSVGESVQVTGLPDRRGMYHAEVKGESGLVPARFLEENGRPLILTSPSPERCASLTRKLTSPGKIINLHQQLQNTLSNSYQVFPSNTSPQVYSIPPPGQGYSPRYPNHNPAAPNRPKHTLVATTPIITTTSLLSPTAPTKITSDGATSPKQTPNRAHPTTNPPVHTTTTTTALSSGKEPLSKTGSTAATSNVTTPVNTPPTAMAQTVNKAQTICPYLPLQSAPPTITAGTTAPTKMAPFTTALRLAELSRLPDENHFIKKPLSNLQPEQAKPTKPRAIPEPPAEVGSVEVIRTVGQSSLMIGWERPPLDELGCSNGTFVYGYMIYVEGEFHKSVMSSACTKCILENLDLSGPVHISVQTLGSNGLYAEKVHLIYRGKHTQFRTDHTRLNTASAAPCTDPAYVDCRTPPTHRHSGSTHPFVAIYKYNPLKDSPNLHPSRELALREGDTVMLLGNPRNDGFCQAEVNGRRGLAPVALLEEVSVPDRHVSPAPPQSSPERGADDRPLRLPISERTRWAAVTVNQ
- the LOC129827774 gene encoding golgin subfamily B member 1-like isoform X7 translates to MEGNMITTAGTGTGADSVTMVTGPTGTPDLQVLTHRVKLLEHSLRDNVSSFTESESALHNRIRELEVSEQSLLQKVEDLTANSVLHCSSMLQRQRLDERLHTLKEEVRSMSQEKERGDRVWRERLRRCQAQLRAKEEEMGRQSQYFELFKSQLHHKLGLARDREQGLQTRLHQLERPVLEMNVSAATYIAPVNTASTNSVTADNVNPIMVPTSGQQRTETERLPHPRSEGEGEEEDGEEKTQRRHYGQQLQQKQGADDREREGEEGEEGESLGGEARLRSFILSLQEDLRVLLEREEQKLAEQRGLMEQLQEVQENNHFLSCTLEEMRTVVHRLKLTESSLMEEVEELQEENQRLCQRLSHTLRQTNHSLGSTDPSLATSLPNTPGLGQPGPCSVDNTDPVKLIPGQSSLDTPPSAQHHGATERSQENSTLPLPLPQPDLLNLSGHRSQNPGLISLGTKSVEGLGELTLRDWCPGPGGFPSLNLEEGTSEETEALREAYRSMGGDMDSLRDHRDQLESTLRHTQDQLYRVTEENARLKCKLREQGETGACEVEQWSSLVGESMTNVQENKVPTPNLIPQGSRELTATPYQNDTILALAQDDLSLYALAQDDLALALNQENRALGRRIQELLAHIESQEGESERELVQLRLQVSLLERESTRLEQENLEQGGLITELTRKTEDDLNTIIELQERRVESGQLGLQQCDSGLTTESECGQQGEHAVGSVPAQQGQPTVGVVTSLQGDQTPGSVNSGVLQVDHTVESVCGQQEDRLTTESTCRLGEKRDELIGYLSDLNEEREQVALSLSSQTEEKHQLTRSMWVLKEERDQIHKSLCGLKEVKEQLTRTLCGLKDERDKVMRSMCGLKEERDQLVQSMSGLQEERDQLVQSMSGLQEERDQLVQSMSGLQEERDQLVQSMSGLQEERDQLVQSMSELQEERDQLVQSMSGLQEERDQLVQSMSGLQEERDQLVQSMSGLQEERDQLVQSMSGLQEERDQLVLSMSGLQEERDQLVQSMSGLQEERDQLVLSMSGLQEERDQLVQSMSGLQEERGQLVQSMSGLQEERDQLVQSMSGLQEERGQLVQSMSGLQEERDKLSQSLFSQNDERDQLMQSMCGLKGQRDRLTQTLSCLEQERDKLSSLSLQTRERYQVDQFVSDLKEEKEQLVQSMDVLREQREQLTEERDQLQMDVATLRNQLLLQGRSHNQQPSENHVGKATRTEVVATERGGQMPKTHDDGDVTHRCLATVYSYKTIRLEQSAQNHLGEKEGTDVEQSELMKEIESLGLELRSSREVLKKTQSEAQRWYRELGVSEVRREEAEKRAGKAANEVKGMREETKEVEETKRENHTLRAEAKLSCLVVKCQQRNSLLVQLMRALRRYGCLDYNLTQEAEDLLNDTALQDYASTFTPPSTAALQENTHLLPPAASERSERSQTSIAASTAQELSKAVSEGSRREPFRVCVATADYCPSPNMPHTLLPMLPLSVGESVQVTGLPDRRGMYHAEVKGESGLVPARFLEENGRPLILTSPSPERCASLTRKLTSPGKIINLHQQLQNTLSNSYQVFPSNTSPQVYSIPPPGQGYSPRYPNHNPAAPNRPKHTLVATTPIITTTSLLSPTAPTKITSDGATSPKQTPNRAHPTTNPPVHTTTTTTALSSGKEPLSKTGSTAATSNVTTPVNTPPTAMAQTVNKAQTICPYLPLQSAPPTITAGTTAPTKMAPFTTALRLAELSRLPDENHFIKKPLSNLQPEQAKPTKPRAIPEPPAEVGSVEVIRTVGQSSLMIGWERPPLDELGCSNGTFVYGYMIYVEGEFHKSVMSSACTKCILENLDLSGPVHISVQTLGSNGLYAEKVHLIYRGKHTQFRTDHTRLNTASAAPCTDPAYVDCRTPPTHRHSGSTHPFVAIYKYNPLKDSPNLHPSRELALREGDTVMLLGNPRNDGFCQAEVNGRRGLAPVALLEEVSVPDRHVSPAPPQSSPERGADDRPLRLPISERTRWAAVTVNQ
- the LOC129827774 gene encoding golgin subfamily B member 1-like isoform X4 — encoded protein: MEGNMITTAGTGTGADSVTMVTGPTGTPDLQVLTHRVKLLEHSLRDNVSSFTESESALHNRIRELEVSEQSLLQKVEDLTANSVLHCSSMLQRQRLDERLHTLKEEVRSMSQEKERGDRVWRERLRRCQAQLRAKEEEMGRQSQYFELFKSQLHHKLGLARDREQGLQTRLHQLERPVLEMNVSAATYIAPVNTASTNSVTADNVNPIMVPTSGQQRTETERLPHPRSEGEGEEEDGEEKTQRRHYGQQLQQKQGADDREREGEEGEEGESLGGEARLRSFILSLQEDLRVLLEREEQKLAEQRGLMEQLQEVQENNHFLSCTLEEMRTVVHRLKLTESSLMEEVEELQEENQRLCQRLSHTLRQTNHSLGSTDPSLATSLPNTPGLGQPGPCSVDNTDPVKLIPGQSSLDTPPSAQHHGATERSQENSTLPLPLPQPDLLNLSGHRSQNPGLISLGTKSVEGLGELTLRDWCPGPGGFPSLNLEEGTSEETEALREAYRSMGGDMDSLRDHRDQLESTLRHTQDQLYRVTEENARLKCKLREQGETGACEVEQWSSLVGESMTNVQENKVPTPNLIPQGSRELTATPYQNDTILALAQDDLSLYALAQDDLALALNQENRALGRRIQELLAHIESQEGESERELVQLRLQVSLLERESTRLEQENLEQGGLITELTRKTEDDLNTIIELQERRVESGQLGLQQCDSGLTTESECGQQGEHAVGSVPAQQGQPTVGVVTSLQGDQTPGSVNSGVLQVDHTVESVCGQQEDRLTTESTCRLGEKRDELIGYLSDLNEEREQVALSLSSQTEEKHQLTRSMWVLKEERDQIHKSLCGLKEVKEQLTRTLCGLKDERDKVMRSMCGLKEERDQLVQSMSGLQEERDQLVQSMSGLQEERDQLVQSMSGLQEERDQLVQSMSGLQEERDQLVQSMSELQEERDQLVQSMSGLQEERDQLVQSMSGLQEERDQLVQSMSGLQEERDQLVQSMSGLQEERDQLVLSMSGLQEERDQLVQSMSGLQEERDQLVLSMSGLQEERDQLVQSMSGLQEERGQLVQSMSGLQEERDQLVQSMSGLQEERGQLVQSMSGLQEERDKLSQSLFSQNDERDQLMQSMCGLKGQRDRLTQTLSCLEQERDKLSSLSLQTRERYQVDQFVSDLKEEKEQLVQSMDVLREQREQLTEERDQLQMDVATLRNQLLLQGRSHNQQPSENHVGKATRTEVVATERGGQMPKTHDDGDVTHRCLATVYSYKTIRLEQSAQNHLGEKEGTDVEQSELMKEIESLGLELRSSREVLKKTQSEAQRWYRELGVSEVRREEAEKRAGKAANEVKGMREETKEVEETKRENHTLRAELGEVKSRLVGLEREKTDAHSLRIKIEEKFSLLQAELKAKYNVLLRKSQMDLDIAPLKAKLSCLVVKCQQRNSLLVQLMRALRRYGCLDYNLTQEAEDLLNDTALQDYASTFTPPSTAALQENTHLLPPAASERSERSQTSIAASTAQELSKAVSEGSRREPFRVCVATADYCPSPNMPHTLLPMLPLSVGESVQVTGLPDRRGMYHAEVKGESGLVPARFLEENGRPLILTSPSPERCASLTRKLTSPGKIINLHQQLQNTLSNSYQVFPSNTSPQVYSIPPPGQGYSPRYPNHNPAAPNRPKHTLVATTPIITTTSLLSPTAPTKITSDGATSPKQTPNRAHPTTNPPVHTTTTTTALSSGKEPLSKTGSTAATSNVTTPVNTPPTAMAQTVNKAQTICPYLPLQSAPPTITAGTTAPTKMAPFTTALRLAELSRLPDENHFIKKPLSNLQPEQAKPTKPRAIPEPPAEVGSVEVIRTVGQSSLMIGWERPPLDELGCSNGTFVYGYMIYVEGEFHKSVMSSACTKCILENLDLSGPVHISVQTLGSNGLYAEKVHLIYRGKHTQFRTDHTRLNTASAAPCTDPAYVDCRTPPTHRHSGSTHPFVAIYKYNPLKDSPNLHPSRELALREGDTVMLLGNPRNDGFCQAEVNGRRGLAPVALLEEVSVPDRHVSPAPPQSSPERGADDRPLRLPISERTRWAAVTVNQ